A genomic segment from Triticum dicoccoides isolate Atlit2015 ecotype Zavitan chromosome 1A, WEW_v2.0, whole genome shotgun sequence encodes:
- the LOC119269254 gene encoding protein ENHANCED DISEASE RESISTANCE 2-like, protein MGGAEAAVVEAASTAAAAEAAEGGEDGRMEGWLYLIRSNRLGLQTSRKRYFVLEDSALRCFKAAPAPSSSSSKREDPVRSAVIDSCIRVTDNGRESVHRSVFYIFTLYNASNHYDQLKLGARSSEEAARWIRCLMESALKSPRKDEHVVACSHRRWQAFRLSRRSNRMHSIDWTILSSSHNDPMASDVIAPSAWTIFGCTNGLRLFTEAKDGGSRGKYWDDHPAIMAVGVVDANSEDIFQTLMSLGQSRSEWDFCLREGRVVEHLDGHSDIIHKKLRGDWLPWGMRKRDLLLRRYWRREEDGTYVILYHSVFHNRCSPEKGYIRACLKSGGYVISPVSQGRQSVVKHMLAIDWKFWKSYLLTSSAKYITIRMLGRVAALRELFRAKNGNCACMEFSSGELMRDMGLPQGGNEPTKIETQSANECERLEGPVEGPQGGSKRHLSSTGSLVQLNDATDEFFDVPDESEYDQREAMWSSDESTHAADQRHAKLSSAAVFVRKLHDLAVQKRGYIDLQGAADADNGPCYYGHTLPKDSSCTMPSSWSMTDPTTFLIRGESYLLDRQKIKAENTLMQMVGADWIKSDKREDDLAGRPGGLVQKYAAQGGSKFFFIVNIQVPGSTTYSLALYYMMDTPLEKVPLLERFVNGDDTFRNSRFKLIPYISKGSWIVKQSVGKKACLVGQALEINYFRGSNYLELGVDIGSSTVARGVVSLVLGYLNNLVIEMAFLVQGNTQEELPEFLLGTCRLNYLDASKAVSLDEC, encoded by the exons GATCCTGTTAGAAGTGCAGTAATTGACTCTTGTATACGTGTTACGGACAATGGGAGAGAAAGTGTTCATAGAAGT GTTTTTTACATATTCACACTCTACAATGCCTCTAACCACTATGATCAGCTGAAG TTGGGTGCTAGAAGCTCAGAAGAAGCAGCAAGATGGATCAGGTGCTTAATGGAGTCTGCCTTAAAG TCCCCCAGAAAAGATGAGCATGTTGTTGCTTGTTCACATAGAAGGTGGCAGGCTTTCAG ACTAAGCCGCCGCAGTAACCGCATGCACTCAATAG ATTGGACAATATTGTCATCTTCTCATaatgatccaatggcatctgatgtTATTGCACCTTCTGCATGGACAATATTTGGCTGTACAAACG GATTACGTTTGTTTACTGAGGCAAAGGATGGTGGCTCACGTGGGAAG TATTGGGATGATCATCCAGCTATAATGGCAGTTGGTGTCGTTGATGCAAATTCTGAGGATATCTTCCAGACTTTAATGTCTCTTGGTCAATCAAGATCCGA GTGGGACTTCTGTCTGCGGGAAGGAAGGGTGGTTGAGCATCTAGATGGACATTCAGACATAATCCACAAGAAATTAAGAGGGGACTGGCTACCATG GGGAATGAGAAAGAGAGATCTATTACTTAGACGATATTGGAGGAGAGAAGAAGATGGAACTTATG TTATCCTGTACCACTCTGTTTTCCACAACAGATGCAGTCCTGAGAAAGGCTACATCCGTGCATGTCTTAAAA GTGGAGGATATGTAATATCACCAGTTAGCCAAGGAAGACAATCAGTTGTGAAGCATATGCTTGCTATAGACTGGAAATTCTGGAAGTCATATCTCCTTACCTCATCCGCAAAATACATCACCATACGTATGCTAGGAAGAGTAGCAG CCCTACGGGAATTATTCCGAGCAAAAAATGGAAACTGCGCTTGTATGGAATTCTCATCGGGTGAGCTGATGAGGGATATGGGACTGCCGCAGGGTGGAAACGAGCCGACAAAAATAGAAACACAGTCAGCAAATGAGTGTGAAAGACTTGAGGGTCCTGTAGAAGGACCACAGGGTGGTTCTAAGCGGCACTTAAGCAGTACTGGTTCCCTTGTTCAACTTAATGATGCAACGGATGAGTTCTTTGATGTCCCAGATGAATCAGAATATGATCAGAGAGAAGCCATGTGGTCTTCTGATGAGAGCACACATGCTGCG GACCAACGACATGCTAAATTATCCAGTGCTGCTGTCTTTGTACGGAAGTTGCATGATCTTGCAG TTCAAAAGAGAGGGTACATTGATTTACAGGGAGCTGCAGATGCTGATAATGGACCATGTTACTATGGACATACTCTCCCAAAAGATTCTAGCTGTACAATGCCTTCTAGTTGGTCAATGACAGACCCGACAACATTTTTAATACGGGGAGAATCCTATTTGCTTGATCGTCAAAAG ATCAAAGCAGAGAATACACTGATGCAAATGGTTGGTGCTGACTGGATAAAATCTGATAAGCGTGAGGATGATCTTGCTGGTCGTCCTGGCGGACTAGTCCAG AAATATGCAGCACAAGGAGGCAGCAAATTTTTCTTCATTGTAAATATACAG GTTCCTGGTTCTACCACGTACAGCTTAGCTTTGTATTATATGATGGATACCCCATTGGAAAAGGTTCCTCTACTTGAAAGATTTGTAAATGGAGATGATACATTCAGAAACTCAAGGTTCAAACTCATCCCTTATATCTCAAAG GGATCTTGGATTGTGAAGCAGAGTGTGGGCAAGAAAGCTTGTTTGGTTGGTCAAGCACTAGAAATCAATTATTTCCGCGGAAGCAACTATTTGGAG CTTGGAGTTGATATAGGCTCGTCAACAGTGGCACGAGGTGTGGTGAGCCTTGTGCTCGGGTACTTGAACAACCTGGTGATTGAGATGGCCTTCTTGGTACAG GGCAACACGCAGGAAGAGCTCCCGGAGTTCCTCCTAGGCACCTGCCGACTGAATTATCTGGACGCCTCCAAAGCTGTATCGCTAGACGAATGCTGA
- the LOC119352824 gene encoding F-box protein AFR-like, which produces MSGDGLVLEVVKVDYLVPELVMDPPPFLYHRLFRTVSSNWNRFLTDAPGAAAKTKGSAPPAATVSLSLPFLFAFAFDPVSRRLQCQAVDPFSRRWLLLPPVPCGAAAGSFAVVGLPARGEIYVIGGVEEGGDKAVAGMRTARGYMAAGEVGGRVVVAGEDGEAEVFDPEAGRWSPAAPRGGAAVARYDAAAAGGKLYVTEGWAWPFERAPRGAVYDAVADAWSDMARGMREGWTGSCAVSGGRMYIVAEYGEWRLKRYDEPRDEWRMVAGGGVPQEVWRPHVVAGQLEEVGGGRRRIYVVGAGLDVAVGTVVSAANHGAGTEEERVEWEVVKGPEEFVGLAPCNAQVLYA; this is translated from the exons ATGTCAGGTGATGGTTTGGTTCTTGAAGTTGTAAAAGTGGATTATTTGGTCCCTGAACTTGTCATGGAT CCCCCTCCCTTTCTCTACCACCGCCTGTTCCGCACCGTCTCCTCCAACTGGAACCGGTTCCTCACCGACGCGCCGGGGGCCGCCGCCAAGACCAAGGGCTCGGCCCCGCCGGCGGCGACGGTCTCGCTCTCGCTGCCGTTCCTCTTCGCCTTCGCCTTCGACCCCGTCTCGCGCCGCCTCCAGTGCCAGGCGGTCGACCCCTTCTCCCGTCGCTGGCTGCTGCTGCCCCCGGTCCCCTGCGGCGCCGCGGCCGGCTCGTTCGCCGTCGTGGGCCTCCCCGCGCGCGGCGAGATCTACGTGATCGGCGGCGTGGAGGAGGGCGGCGACAAGGCC GtggccggcatgaggacggcgAGGGGCTACATGGCGGCCGGCGAGGTGGGCGGGCGCGTGGTGGTGGCCGGCGAGGACGGAGAGGCGGAGGTGTTCGACCCAGAGGCCGGTCGCTGGTCGCCCGCGGCTCCCCGTGGCGGCGCGGCCGTGGCGAggtacgacgcggcggcggcgggcggcaagcTGTACGTGACGGAGGGGTGGGCGTGGCCGTTCGAGCGCGCGCCGCGGGGCGCGGTGTACGACGCGGTGGCGGACGCGTGGTCCGACATGGCGCGCGGGATGCGGGAGGGGTGGACGGGCTCCTGCGCCGTGTCAGGCGGCCGGATGTACATCGTGGCCGAGTACGGCGAGTGGCGGCTGAAGCGGTACGACGAGCCGCGGGACGAGTGGCGGATGGTGGCCGGCGGCGGGGTGCCGCAGGAGGTGTGGCGGCCGCACGTCGTGGCGGGccagctggaggaggtcggcggcggccggcgcAGGATCTACGTGGTCGGCGCGGGCCTCGACGTCGCCGTCGGCACCGTCGTGTCCGCCGCCAACCACGGCGCCGGCACGGAGGAGGAGCGGGTGGAGTGGGAGGTCGTCAAGGGCCCCGAGGAGTTCGTCGGGCTGGCGCCGTGCAACGCGCAGGTCCTCTACGCCTGA